One genomic segment of Alosa sapidissima isolate fAloSap1 chromosome 13, fAloSap1.pri, whole genome shotgun sequence includes these proteins:
- the ogdhb gene encoding 2-oxoglutarate dehydrogenase, mitochondrial isoform X2, with translation MHRLRTCAARLRPLTASQTAQSASQTRPAAAGAPRTFQHIRCYTAPVAAEPFLNGTSSNYVEEMYYAWLENPKSVHKSWDIFFRNANAGAPPGTAYQSPPPLGVSLSGLSQAQALVGAQPNVEKLVEDHLAVQSLIRAYQVRGHSIAQLDPLGISCVNFDDAAVSAGLKEVGFYGLDESDLDKVFRLPTTTFIGGSESALPLREIIRRLEMAYCQHIGVEFMFINDLDQCQWIRQKFEKPGVMQFSLEEKRTLLARMVRSTRFEEFLQRKWSSEKRFGLEGSESLIPALKTIIDKSSENGVESVIMGMPHRGRLNVLANVIRKELEQIFCQFDSKLEAADEGSGDVKYHLGMFHRRINRVTDRNITLSLMANPSHLEAVDPVVQGKTKAEQFYCGDTEGNRVMSILLHGDAAFAGQGIVYETFNLGDLPSYTTHGTIHVVVNNQIGFTTDPRMARSSPYPTDVARVVNAPIFHVNADDPEAVMYVCNVAAEWRATFHKDVVVDLVSYRRNGHNEMDEPMFTQPLMYKQIKKQKPVLQKYAEKLIAEGVVTRQEYEEEIAKYDKICEEAHARSKDEKILHIKHWLDSPWPDFFTLDGQPKSMSCPSTGLSEEELNHIGKVASSVPVEDFTIHGGLSRVLKGRGTMVENRMVDWALGEYMAFGSLLKEGIHVRLSGQDVERGTFSHRHHVLHDQNVDKKTCIPMNHIAPNQAPYTVCNSSLSEYGVLGFELGFAMASPNALILWEAQFGDFHNTAQCIIDQFISPGQAKWVRQNGIVLLLPHGMEGMGPEHSSARPERFLQMCNDDPDVFPAISGDFAVQQLYDCNWIVVNCSNPGNYFHVLRRQILLPFRKPLIVFTPKSLLRHPEAKSSFDDMLPGTHFQRIIPDQGPASQNPAGVKRLIFCTGKVYYELARERKERGMEDTVAITRVEQLSPFPFDLVKAETDKYPQADLLWSQEEHKNQGYYDYVKPRIRTTIDRSRPVWYAGRGPAAAPATGNKKTHLHELERFMDTAFNLNAFEGQS, from the exons ATGCATCGCTTAAGGACTTGTGCTGCACGCTTGCGGCCTCTCACGGCCTCACAGACTGCCCAAAGCGCCTCTCAGACGCGGCCGGCGGCGGCGGGCGCCCCAAGGACGTTCCAGCACATCCGTTGCTACACGGCGCCCGTCGCAGCCGAGCCCTTCCTCAATGGAACAAGTTCGAACTATGTTGAGGAAATGTACTATGCCTGGCTGGAGAACCCCAAGAGTGTGCACAAG tcttGGGATATATTTTTCCGTAACGCTAATGCAGGTGCCCCCCCGGGCACGGCGTACCAGAGTCCTCCCCCGCTGGGCGTGAGTCTGTCGGGTCTCTCCCAGGCCCAGGCCCTGGTGGGCGCCCAGCCCAACGTGGAGAAACTGGTGGAGGATCACCTCGCCGTCCAGTCCCTCATCAGGGCTTACcag GTGAGGGGACATTCCATAGCCCAGCTTGATCCTTTGGGAATCAGTTGTGTAAATTTTGACGATGCCGCAGTTTCTGCCGGCTTAAAGGAAGTCG GGTTCTACGGTCTGGATGAGTCGGATCTGGACAAGGTGTTCCGGCTGCCCACCACTACTTTCATCGGGGGCAGCGAGAGCGCTCTACCCCTCAGGGAGATTATCCGTCGCCTGGag ATGGCATACTGTCAGCACATCGGCGTGGAGTTCATGTTCATCAACGACCTGGATCAGTGCCAGTGGATCCGGCAGAAGTTTGAGAAGCCCGGAGTCATGCAGTTCAgcctggaggagaagaggacgCTGCTGGCCCGCATGGTCCGCTCCACCAG GTTTGAGGAGTTCCTGCAGAGGAAGTGGTCATCTGAGAAGCGTTTCGGTCTGGAGGGCTCCGAGTCACTCATCCCCGCTCTTAAGACCATCATCGACAAGTCCAGTGAGAACGGCGTGGAGAGTGTCATCATGGGCATGCCCCACAG GGGCCGTCTGAATGTGCTGGCCAACGTGATCAGGAAGGAGCTGGAGCAGATCTTCTGCCAGTTTGACTCCAAGCTGGAGGCCGCAGATGAG GGCTCTGGGGATGTGAAGTACCACCTGGGCATGTTCCACCGGCGCATCAACCGCGTCACTGACCGCAACATCACGCTCTCGCTCATGGCCAACCCGTCCCATCTGGAGGCCGTGGACCCTGTGGTGCAGGGCAAGACCAAGGCCGAGCAGTTCTACTGTGGAGACACCGAGGGCAaccgg gTGATGTCCATCCTGCTTCACGGAGATGCAGCGTTCGCTGGTCAGGGCATCGTCTACGAGACCTTCAATCTGGGTGACCTTCCATCATACACCACACACGGCACCATCCACGTGGTTGTCAACAACCAg ATCGGCTTCACGACTGACCCGCGTATGGCCCGTTCGTCACCCTACCCGACGGACGTGGCACGGGTGGTGAACGCACCCATCTTCCACGTGAACGCGGACGACCCAGAGGCCGTCATGTACGTGTGCAACGTCGCCGCAGAATGGAGAGCCACCTTCCACAAGGACGTGGTCGTCGACCTG GTGTCGTACCGGCGTAACGGGCACAATGAGATGGACGAGCCCATGTTCACCCAGCCCCTGATGTACAAGCAGATCAAGAAGCAGAAGCCAGTGCTGCAGAAATACGCCGAGAAGCTCATCGCCGAGGGAGTGGTCACCCGGCAGGAGTACgag GAGGAGATCGCCAAGTATGATAAGATCTGTGAGGAGGCCCACGCACGCTCCAAAGACGAGAAGATCCTCCACATCAAGCACTGGCTGGACTCACCATggcctg atttctTTACCCTGGACGGCCAGCCTAAGAGCATGAGCTGCCCCTCTACTGGTCTGTCCGAGGAGGAGCTCAACCACATCGGCAAGGTCGCCTCCTCTGTGCCCGTGGAGGACTTCACCATCCACGGAG gtctgAGCCGTGTCCTGAAGGGCCGTGGTACGATGGTGGAGAACCGCATGGTGGACTGGGCCCTTGGGGAATACATGGCCTTCGGCTCGCTGCTTAAAGAGGGCATCCACGTCCGCCTCAGTGGACAGGACGTGGAGAGAGGAACTTTCag cCATCGGCATCATGTTCTTCATGACCAGAATGTGGACAAGAAGACCTGCATCCCCATGAACCACATCGCCCCCAATCAGGCCCCCTACACTGTCTGCAACAGCTCCCTCTCTGAGTACGGCGTGCTGG GTTTCGAGCTGGGCTTTGCCATGGCCAGCCCTAACGCTCTGATCCTGTGGGAGGCCCAGTTCGGGGACTTCCACAACACGGCCCAGTGCATCATTGACCAGTTCATCAGCCCGGGTCAGGCCAAGTGGGTCCGCCAGAACGgcattgtgctgctgctgccccaCGGCATGGAGGGCATg GGTCCTGAGCACTCCTCTGCCCGCCCTGAGAGGTTCCTGCAGATGTGCAACGATGACCCTGATGTCTTCCCT GCCATCTCAGGGGACTTTGCCGTCCAGCAGCTGTATGACTGCAACTGGATCGTGGTGAACTGCTCCAATCCAGGCAACTACTTCCATGTGCTGCGTCGTCAGATCCTGCTGCCCTTCCGCAAGCct CTCATCGTTTTTACCCCCAAATCTCTCCTGCGCCACCCAGAGGCCAAGTCCAGCTTTGACGACATGCTCCCAG GAACACACTTCCAGCGGATCATCCCAGACCAGGGTCCGGCATCCCAGAATCCTGCGGGAGTGAAGCGTCTGATCTTTTGCACAGGGAAGGTGTACTATGAGCTTGCACGCGAGCGCAAGGAGCGTGGCATGGAGGACACTGTTGCCATCACTCGCGTTGAGCAA ctctctCCGTTCCCCTTTGACCTGGTGAAGGCCGAGACTGATAAGTACCCTCAGGCAGACCTGCTGTGGAGCCAGGAGGAGCACAAGAACCAGGGTTACTATGACTACGTCAAGCCCCGCATCCGTACCACCATCGACCGCAGCCGCCCCGTCTG gtaTGCTGGCCGTGGGCCCGCAGCAGCCCCAGCCACCGGTAACAAGAAGACCCACCTGCACGAGCTGGAGCGCTTCATGGATACCGCCTTCAACCTCAACGCCTTTGAGGGCCAGTCctag
- the ogdhb gene encoding 2-oxoglutarate dehydrogenase, mitochondrial isoform X3 produces MAYCQHIGVEFMFINDLDQCQWIRQKFEKPGVMQFSLEEKRTLLARMVRSTRFEEFLQRKWSSEKRFGLEGSESLIPALKTIIDKSSENGVESVIMGMPHRGRLNVLANVIRKELEQIFCQFDSKLEAADEGSGDVKYHLGMFHRRINRVTDRNITLSLMANPSHLEAVDPVVQGKTKAEQFYCGDTEGNRVMSILLHGDAAFAGQGIVYETFNLGDLPSYTTHGTIHVVVNNQIGFTTDPRMARSSPYPTDVARVVNAPIFHVNADDPEAVMYVCNVAAEWRATFHKDVVVDLVSYRRNGHNEMDEPMFTQPLMYKQIKKQKPVLQKYAEKLIAEGVVTRQEYEEEIAKYDKICEEAHARSKDEKILHIKHWLDSPWPDFFTLDGQPKSMSCPSTGLSEEELNHIGKVASSVPVEDFTIHGGLSRVLKGRGTMVENRMVDWALGEYMAFGSLLKEGIHVRLSGQDVERGTFSHRHHVLHDQNVDKKTCIPMNHIAPNQAPYTVCNSSLSEYGVLGFELGFAMASPNALILWEAQFGDFHNTAQCIIDQFISPGQAKWVRQNGIVLLLPHGMEGMGPEHSSARPERFLQMCNDDPDVFPAISGDFAVQQLYDCNWIVVNCSNPGNYFHVLRRQILLPFRKPLIVFTPKSLLRHPEAKSSFDDMLPGTHFQRIIPDQGPASQNPAGVKRLIFCTGKVYYELARERKERGMEDTVAITRVEQLSPFPFDLVKAETDKYPQADLLWSQEEHKNQGYYDYVKPRIRTTIDRSRPVWYAGRGPAAAPATGNKKTHLHELERFMDTAFNLNAFEGQS; encoded by the exons ATGGCATACTGTCAGCACATCGGCGTGGAGTTCATGTTCATCAACGACCTGGATCAGTGCCAGTGGATCCGGCAGAAGTTTGAGAAGCCCGGAGTCATGCAGTTCAgcctggaggagaagaggacgCTGCTGGCCCGCATGGTCCGCTCCACCAG GTTTGAGGAGTTCCTGCAGAGGAAGTGGTCATCTGAGAAGCGTTTCGGTCTGGAGGGCTCCGAGTCACTCATCCCCGCTCTTAAGACCATCATCGACAAGTCCAGTGAGAACGGCGTGGAGAGTGTCATCATGGGCATGCCCCACAG GGGCCGTCTGAATGTGCTGGCCAACGTGATCAGGAAGGAGCTGGAGCAGATCTTCTGCCAGTTTGACTCCAAGCTGGAGGCCGCAGATGAG GGCTCTGGGGATGTGAAGTACCACCTGGGCATGTTCCACCGGCGCATCAACCGCGTCACTGACCGCAACATCACGCTCTCGCTCATGGCCAACCCGTCCCATCTGGAGGCCGTGGACCCTGTGGTGCAGGGCAAGACCAAGGCCGAGCAGTTCTACTGTGGAGACACCGAGGGCAaccgg gTGATGTCCATCCTGCTTCACGGAGATGCAGCGTTCGCTGGTCAGGGCATCGTCTACGAGACCTTCAATCTGGGTGACCTTCCATCATACACCACACACGGCACCATCCACGTGGTTGTCAACAACCAg ATCGGCTTCACGACTGACCCGCGTATGGCCCGTTCGTCACCCTACCCGACGGACGTGGCACGGGTGGTGAACGCACCCATCTTCCACGTGAACGCGGACGACCCAGAGGCCGTCATGTACGTGTGCAACGTCGCCGCAGAATGGAGAGCCACCTTCCACAAGGACGTGGTCGTCGACCTG GTGTCGTACCGGCGTAACGGGCACAATGAGATGGACGAGCCCATGTTCACCCAGCCCCTGATGTACAAGCAGATCAAGAAGCAGAAGCCAGTGCTGCAGAAATACGCCGAGAAGCTCATCGCCGAGGGAGTGGTCACCCGGCAGGAGTACgag GAGGAGATCGCCAAGTATGATAAGATCTGTGAGGAGGCCCACGCACGCTCCAAAGACGAGAAGATCCTCCACATCAAGCACTGGCTGGACTCACCATggcctg atttctTTACCCTGGACGGCCAGCCTAAGAGCATGAGCTGCCCCTCTACTGGTCTGTCCGAGGAGGAGCTCAACCACATCGGCAAGGTCGCCTCCTCTGTGCCCGTGGAGGACTTCACCATCCACGGAG gtctgAGCCGTGTCCTGAAGGGCCGTGGTACGATGGTGGAGAACCGCATGGTGGACTGGGCCCTTGGGGAATACATGGCCTTCGGCTCGCTGCTTAAAGAGGGCATCCACGTCCGCCTCAGTGGACAGGACGTGGAGAGAGGAACTTTCag cCATCGGCATCATGTTCTTCATGACCAGAATGTGGACAAGAAGACCTGCATCCCCATGAACCACATCGCCCCCAATCAGGCCCCCTACACTGTCTGCAACAGCTCCCTCTCTGAGTACGGCGTGCTGG GTTTCGAGCTGGGCTTTGCCATGGCCAGCCCTAACGCTCTGATCCTGTGGGAGGCCCAGTTCGGGGACTTCCACAACACGGCCCAGTGCATCATTGACCAGTTCATCAGCCCGGGTCAGGCCAAGTGGGTCCGCCAGAACGgcattgtgctgctgctgccccaCGGCATGGAGGGCATg GGTCCTGAGCACTCCTCTGCCCGCCCTGAGAGGTTCCTGCAGATGTGCAACGATGACCCTGATGTCTTCCCT GCCATCTCAGGGGACTTTGCCGTCCAGCAGCTGTATGACTGCAACTGGATCGTGGTGAACTGCTCCAATCCAGGCAACTACTTCCATGTGCTGCGTCGTCAGATCCTGCTGCCCTTCCGCAAGCct CTCATCGTTTTTACCCCCAAATCTCTCCTGCGCCACCCAGAGGCCAAGTCCAGCTTTGACGACATGCTCCCAG GAACACACTTCCAGCGGATCATCCCAGACCAGGGTCCGGCATCCCAGAATCCTGCGGGAGTGAAGCGTCTGATCTTTTGCACAGGGAAGGTGTACTATGAGCTTGCACGCGAGCGCAAGGAGCGTGGCATGGAGGACACTGTTGCCATCACTCGCGTTGAGCAA ctctctCCGTTCCCCTTTGACCTGGTGAAGGCCGAGACTGATAAGTACCCTCAGGCAGACCTGCTGTGGAGCCAGGAGGAGCACAAGAACCAGGGTTACTATGACTACGTCAAGCCCCGCATCCGTACCACCATCGACCGCAGCCGCCCCGTCTG gtaTGCTGGCCGTGGGCCCGCAGCAGCCCCAGCCACCGGTAACAAGAAGACCCACCTGCACGAGCTGGAGCGCTTCATGGATACCGCCTTCAACCTCAACGCCTTTGAGGGCCAGTCctag
- the ogdhb gene encoding 2-oxoglutarate dehydrogenase, mitochondrial isoform X1: MHRLRTCAARLRPLTASQTAQSASQTRPAAAGAPRTFQHIRCYTAPVAAEPFLNGTSSNYVEEMYYAWLENPKSVHKSWDIFFRNANAGAPPGTAYQSPPPLGVSLSGLSQAQALVGAQPNVEKLVEDHLAVQSLIRAYQIRGHHVAQLDPLGIMDADLDSCVPTDIITSSDKLGFYGLDESDLDKVFRLPTTTFIGGSESALPLREIIRRLEMAYCQHIGVEFMFINDLDQCQWIRQKFEKPGVMQFSLEEKRTLLARMVRSTRFEEFLQRKWSSEKRFGLEGSESLIPALKTIIDKSSENGVESVIMGMPHRGRLNVLANVIRKELEQIFCQFDSKLEAADEGSGDVKYHLGMFHRRINRVTDRNITLSLMANPSHLEAVDPVVQGKTKAEQFYCGDTEGNRVMSILLHGDAAFAGQGIVYETFNLGDLPSYTTHGTIHVVVNNQIGFTTDPRMARSSPYPTDVARVVNAPIFHVNADDPEAVMYVCNVAAEWRATFHKDVVVDLVSYRRNGHNEMDEPMFTQPLMYKQIKKQKPVLQKYAEKLIAEGVVTRQEYEEEIAKYDKICEEAHARSKDEKILHIKHWLDSPWPDFFTLDGQPKSMSCPSTGLSEEELNHIGKVASSVPVEDFTIHGGLSRVLKGRGTMVENRMVDWALGEYMAFGSLLKEGIHVRLSGQDVERGTFSHRHHVLHDQNVDKKTCIPMNHIAPNQAPYTVCNSSLSEYGVLGFELGFAMASPNALILWEAQFGDFHNTAQCIIDQFISPGQAKWVRQNGIVLLLPHGMEGMGPEHSSARPERFLQMCNDDPDVFPAISGDFAVQQLYDCNWIVVNCSNPGNYFHVLRRQILLPFRKPLIVFTPKSLLRHPEAKSSFDDMLPGTHFQRIIPDQGPASQNPAGVKRLIFCTGKVYYELARERKERGMEDTVAITRVEQLSPFPFDLVKAETDKYPQADLLWSQEEHKNQGYYDYVKPRIRTTIDRSRPVWYAGRGPAAAPATGNKKTHLHELERFMDTAFNLNAFEGQS; the protein is encoded by the exons ATGCATCGCTTAAGGACTTGTGCTGCACGCTTGCGGCCTCTCACGGCCTCACAGACTGCCCAAAGCGCCTCTCAGACGCGGCCGGCGGCGGCGGGCGCCCCAAGGACGTTCCAGCACATCCGTTGCTACACGGCGCCCGTCGCAGCCGAGCCCTTCCTCAATGGAACAAGTTCGAACTATGTTGAGGAAATGTACTATGCCTGGCTGGAGAACCCCAAGAGTGTGCACAAG tcttGGGATATATTTTTCCGTAACGCTAATGCAGGTGCCCCCCCGGGCACGGCGTACCAGAGTCCTCCCCCGCTGGGCGTGAGTCTGTCGGGTCTCTCCCAGGCCCAGGCCCTGGTGGGCGCCCAGCCCAACGTGGAGAAACTGGTGGAGGATCACCTCGCCGTCCAGTCCCTCATCAGGGCTTACcag ATTCGTGGGCATCACGTTGCCCAGTTGGACCCCCTCGGGATTATGGACGCCGATCTCGATTCATGCGTCCCCACCGATATAATAACGTCGTCGGACAAGCTTG GGTTCTACGGTCTGGATGAGTCGGATCTGGACAAGGTGTTCCGGCTGCCCACCACTACTTTCATCGGGGGCAGCGAGAGCGCTCTACCCCTCAGGGAGATTATCCGTCGCCTGGag ATGGCATACTGTCAGCACATCGGCGTGGAGTTCATGTTCATCAACGACCTGGATCAGTGCCAGTGGATCCGGCAGAAGTTTGAGAAGCCCGGAGTCATGCAGTTCAgcctggaggagaagaggacgCTGCTGGCCCGCATGGTCCGCTCCACCAG GTTTGAGGAGTTCCTGCAGAGGAAGTGGTCATCTGAGAAGCGTTTCGGTCTGGAGGGCTCCGAGTCACTCATCCCCGCTCTTAAGACCATCATCGACAAGTCCAGTGAGAACGGCGTGGAGAGTGTCATCATGGGCATGCCCCACAG GGGCCGTCTGAATGTGCTGGCCAACGTGATCAGGAAGGAGCTGGAGCAGATCTTCTGCCAGTTTGACTCCAAGCTGGAGGCCGCAGATGAG GGCTCTGGGGATGTGAAGTACCACCTGGGCATGTTCCACCGGCGCATCAACCGCGTCACTGACCGCAACATCACGCTCTCGCTCATGGCCAACCCGTCCCATCTGGAGGCCGTGGACCCTGTGGTGCAGGGCAAGACCAAGGCCGAGCAGTTCTACTGTGGAGACACCGAGGGCAaccgg gTGATGTCCATCCTGCTTCACGGAGATGCAGCGTTCGCTGGTCAGGGCATCGTCTACGAGACCTTCAATCTGGGTGACCTTCCATCATACACCACACACGGCACCATCCACGTGGTTGTCAACAACCAg ATCGGCTTCACGACTGACCCGCGTATGGCCCGTTCGTCACCCTACCCGACGGACGTGGCACGGGTGGTGAACGCACCCATCTTCCACGTGAACGCGGACGACCCAGAGGCCGTCATGTACGTGTGCAACGTCGCCGCAGAATGGAGAGCCACCTTCCACAAGGACGTGGTCGTCGACCTG GTGTCGTACCGGCGTAACGGGCACAATGAGATGGACGAGCCCATGTTCACCCAGCCCCTGATGTACAAGCAGATCAAGAAGCAGAAGCCAGTGCTGCAGAAATACGCCGAGAAGCTCATCGCCGAGGGAGTGGTCACCCGGCAGGAGTACgag GAGGAGATCGCCAAGTATGATAAGATCTGTGAGGAGGCCCACGCACGCTCCAAAGACGAGAAGATCCTCCACATCAAGCACTGGCTGGACTCACCATggcctg atttctTTACCCTGGACGGCCAGCCTAAGAGCATGAGCTGCCCCTCTACTGGTCTGTCCGAGGAGGAGCTCAACCACATCGGCAAGGTCGCCTCCTCTGTGCCCGTGGAGGACTTCACCATCCACGGAG gtctgAGCCGTGTCCTGAAGGGCCGTGGTACGATGGTGGAGAACCGCATGGTGGACTGGGCCCTTGGGGAATACATGGCCTTCGGCTCGCTGCTTAAAGAGGGCATCCACGTCCGCCTCAGTGGACAGGACGTGGAGAGAGGAACTTTCag cCATCGGCATCATGTTCTTCATGACCAGAATGTGGACAAGAAGACCTGCATCCCCATGAACCACATCGCCCCCAATCAGGCCCCCTACACTGTCTGCAACAGCTCCCTCTCTGAGTACGGCGTGCTGG GTTTCGAGCTGGGCTTTGCCATGGCCAGCCCTAACGCTCTGATCCTGTGGGAGGCCCAGTTCGGGGACTTCCACAACACGGCCCAGTGCATCATTGACCAGTTCATCAGCCCGGGTCAGGCCAAGTGGGTCCGCCAGAACGgcattgtgctgctgctgccccaCGGCATGGAGGGCATg GGTCCTGAGCACTCCTCTGCCCGCCCTGAGAGGTTCCTGCAGATGTGCAACGATGACCCTGATGTCTTCCCT GCCATCTCAGGGGACTTTGCCGTCCAGCAGCTGTATGACTGCAACTGGATCGTGGTGAACTGCTCCAATCCAGGCAACTACTTCCATGTGCTGCGTCGTCAGATCCTGCTGCCCTTCCGCAAGCct CTCATCGTTTTTACCCCCAAATCTCTCCTGCGCCACCCAGAGGCCAAGTCCAGCTTTGACGACATGCTCCCAG GAACACACTTCCAGCGGATCATCCCAGACCAGGGTCCGGCATCCCAGAATCCTGCGGGAGTGAAGCGTCTGATCTTTTGCACAGGGAAGGTGTACTATGAGCTTGCACGCGAGCGCAAGGAGCGTGGCATGGAGGACACTGTTGCCATCACTCGCGTTGAGCAA ctctctCCGTTCCCCTTTGACCTGGTGAAGGCCGAGACTGATAAGTACCCTCAGGCAGACCTGCTGTGGAGCCAGGAGGAGCACAAGAACCAGGGTTACTATGACTACGTCAAGCCCCGCATCCGTACCACCATCGACCGCAGCCGCCCCGTCTG gtaTGCTGGCCGTGGGCCCGCAGCAGCCCCAGCCACCGGTAACAAGAAGACCCACCTGCACGAGCTGGAGCGCTTCATGGATACCGCCTTCAACCTCAACGCCTTTGAGGGCCAGTCctag